In Mycobacterium sp. JS623, one genomic interval encodes:
- a CDS encoding MMPL/RND family transporter — translation MSTEHNRPPFIARTIRGFAPLIIVAWVAMILVVTLASVGWNWKSAIPALEKVGEQNSVSLMPDDAPAAQAMKRMGQVFKEADSDSSAMIVLEGQQTLDDDARQYYAGLVRALRNDPRHVEHVQDLWGDRLTSSGVQSPDGKAAYVQLNLAGNQGTPLGDESVAAVRAIVDRTPPPGGVKAYVTGAAPLASDMQHSGNRSILKITAVTVVIIFTMLLLVYRSIATVILLLTMVGVELAAARGIVAFLGHNDVFVLSTFAINMLVFLSIAAGTDYGIFLFGRYQEARQAGEDPEAAYHTMYRGVAPVVLASGLTIAGAIFCLSFARLPYFHTMGIPCAVGLLVAVAVAVTLVPAGIVVASRFGLLEPKRKLRVRRWRGIGTAIARWPGPILVASCAAALVGLLALPGFKTSYNDRAYISGDIPANVGFAAAERHFSQARLTPDILMVEADHDMRNPTDFLVLNRLAKAVFKVHGISRVQGVTRPEGTPIANTSIPFLLSLQSAGQVEATRFQRGRIDDMLKQADDMTTMINSMQRTYDVMRQLAATTHRMAGHMREIQQVADSLRGSIALFDDFFRPIRNYFYWEPHCYDIPICWSLRSIFDAFDGVDQIDDKLAILVDNMDQLDAIMPQLLAQFPPLIATMQSMRTMTLTMHSTMSGLFAQMDEATKDTSVMGQAFDDAKNDDSFFLPPEVFDNPDFKRAMDSFLSPDGKAARFIISHNGDPLSSEGIARIEQIRTAAEEALKGTPLVNSKIYLAGAASTAKDWRDGSKYDLWIAGIAALCLIFAIMLIITRSFIAALVIVGTVAISLGASIGMSVLIWQYILGINLHWIVLAMSVIILLAVGSDYNLLLVARMKEEIAAGINTGLIRAMGGTGKVVTTAGLVFAATMASMVVSDLQIIGQIGTTIGLGLLFDTLIVRSFMTPTIAALLGRWFWWPQRVRPRPASALLQPYGPRPLVRSLLHDERRQD, via the coding sequence ATGAGCACCGAGCACAACCGGCCGCCGTTCATCGCGCGGACCATCCGCGGGTTTGCCCCTCTCATCATCGTTGCTTGGGTCGCAATGATTTTGGTGGTGACACTGGCGTCGGTCGGCTGGAACTGGAAGTCGGCAATCCCCGCGCTGGAAAAGGTAGGGGAACAGAACTCCGTCTCGCTGATGCCCGATGATGCGCCTGCGGCGCAGGCCATGAAGCGCATGGGCCAGGTGTTCAAAGAGGCCGACTCGGATAGTTCCGCGATGATCGTGCTAGAGGGTCAGCAGACACTCGATGACGATGCGCGCCAGTACTACGCCGGATTGGTTCGCGCGTTGCGAAACGACCCAAGGCACGTCGAACACGTGCAGGATCTGTGGGGCGATCGACTCACCTCCTCGGGCGTACAAAGTCCTGACGGCAAGGCTGCATATGTGCAGCTGAATTTGGCAGGCAACCAGGGCACGCCCTTGGGCGACGAGTCGGTGGCCGCCGTACGCGCGATCGTGGATCGCACGCCGCCCCCTGGCGGGGTAAAGGCGTATGTGACCGGCGCGGCGCCGCTGGCTTCGGACATGCAGCACAGCGGGAACAGATCCATCCTGAAGATCACCGCGGTAACCGTCGTGATCATCTTCACGATGCTCCTGCTTGTCTACCGCTCGATCGCCACGGTGATTCTTCTGTTGACCATGGTTGGCGTTGAGTTGGCGGCGGCGCGCGGAATAGTGGCGTTTCTCGGGCACAACGATGTCTTCGTGCTCTCGACATTCGCAATCAACATGCTGGTGTTCCTCAGCATCGCGGCCGGAACCGATTACGGCATATTTCTTTTCGGTCGTTATCAAGAAGCGCGTCAGGCCGGGGAGGATCCGGAAGCGGCCTACCACACCATGTACCGCGGGGTCGCCCCCGTTGTCCTGGCGTCCGGCCTGACGATCGCCGGAGCGATCTTCTGCCTCAGTTTCGCCCGACTCCCTTACTTCCACACCATGGGCATCCCGTGCGCAGTGGGTCTACTCGTGGCAGTCGCGGTCGCCGTGACACTGGTTCCCGCAGGGATTGTGGTGGCCAGCCGATTTGGGCTCTTGGAACCCAAACGCAAACTGCGGGTTCGTAGGTGGCGCGGAATCGGTACGGCGATCGCCCGCTGGCCCGGGCCCATCCTGGTCGCGTCGTGCGCGGCTGCGCTGGTCGGACTGCTGGCGCTGCCCGGTTTCAAAACGAGCTACAACGACCGGGCATATATTTCTGGCGACATTCCCGCCAACGTTGGATTTGCGGCCGCCGAACGCCATTTCTCGCAGGCGCGGCTGACGCCCGACATCCTCATGGTCGAGGCGGATCATGATATGCGGAACCCGACCGATTTTCTGGTGCTGAACAGGCTGGCCAAGGCCGTCTTCAAAGTCCATGGAATTTCTCGGGTGCAAGGAGTGACCCGGCCGGAGGGAACGCCAATTGCAAATACATCCATACCGTTCCTGCTGAGTTTGCAAAGCGCGGGCCAAGTCGAAGCCACACGGTTTCAACGGGGTCGTATCGACGACATGCTGAAGCAGGCCGACGATATGACAACGATGATCAATTCGATGCAGCGCACGTACGACGTGATGAGACAGCTGGCCGCCACTACTCATCGCATGGCCGGGCATATGCGTGAAATTCAGCAGGTCGCGGACTCGTTGCGGGGCAGCATCGCACTGTTCGACGACTTTTTTCGGCCGATCCGAAATTACTTCTACTGGGAGCCGCATTGCTACGACATTCCGATCTGCTGGTCCTTGAGGTCGATATTCGATGCATTCGACGGTGTCGACCAGATTGACGACAAATTGGCGATTCTTGTCGACAACATGGATCAATTGGATGCGATCATGCCGCAGCTGCTCGCCCAGTTCCCGCCGTTGATCGCGACGATGCAATCCATGCGGACCATGACCCTCACCATGCACAGCACCATGTCAGGGTTGTTCGCCCAAATGGACGAGGCGACCAAGGACACCAGCGTCATGGGCCAGGCTTTCGACGATGCCAAGAACGACGACTCGTTCTTCCTGCCGCCAGAAGTGTTCGACAACCCCGACTTCAAGCGCGCGATGGATTCTTTTCTGTCCCCCGATGGGAAAGCCGCGCGATTCATCATTTCCCACAATGGTGATCCCCTGTCATCAGAGGGCATCGCTCGAATCGAGCAGATAAGAACGGCCGCCGAGGAAGCGCTCAAAGGAACTCCGCTGGTGAACAGCAAGATCTATCTTGCCGGCGCCGCGTCGACGGCGAAGGATTGGCGCGACGGCTCCAAATACGACCTGTGGATTGCAGGCATTGCAGCGCTGTGTCTTATTTTTGCCATCATGTTGATCATCACGCGGAGCTTTATTGCGGCGCTCGTGATCGTCGGTACGGTGGCGATATCGCTGGGCGCATCGATTGGAATGTCGGTTCTGATATGGCAGTACATTCTGGGAATCAACTTGCACTGGATAGTGCTTGCGATGTCCGTGATCATCCTTTTGGCGGTGGGGTCGGACTACAACCTGTTACTCGTCGCACGAATGAAAGAGGAGATCGCGGCCGGTATAAACACTGGCCTTATCCGCGCGATGGGCGGTACCGGCAAGGTCGTCACGACAGCAGGTTTGGTGTTCGCAGCCACCATGGCTTCAATGGTGGTCAGCGACTTGCAGATTATCGGTCAAATCGGTACGACGATCGGCTTGGGCCTGCTGTTCGACACGTTGATCGTGCGCTCATTCATGACGCCGACCATTGCCGCGTTGCTCGGACGTTGGTTCTGGTGGCCGCAACGAGTGCGACCCCGCCCCGCGAGTGCCTTGCTGCAGCCGTACGGGCCGCGCCCGCTCGTGCGTTCCTTACTGCATGACGAGCGGCGCCAAGACTAA
- a CDS encoding TylF/MycF/NovP-related O-methyltransferase, with protein MVSGLSRRTRLWLWSVRAEYWLARTLLPKTYANDALICFNSYAFVDDPAFQHAYRRGARALGGQDWYQWEWRVHVGLWAAASASQLDGDFVECGVSYGFLSSAVMEYLDWDRLGKTFYLLDTFAGLDPRFVTDGEREAGALEVSEHHVRTGMYVDSVDSVRANFAQWRNHRIVVGAVPETLDQVDADAVAFLHIDMNCAPPEVAALRHFWPRLSPGAFVLLDDYANRGRDEQRVAMDELASELDVKICAFPTGQGLLIKPGR; from the coding sequence GTGGTGAGTGGGCTTTCCAGAAGGACTCGCCTCTGGTTGTGGTCGGTGCGCGCCGAGTACTGGCTTGCGCGCACTCTGCTACCAAAGACTTATGCCAACGATGCGTTGATCTGTTTCAACAGTTACGCGTTCGTGGACGACCCGGCCTTCCAGCACGCCTATCGGCGCGGAGCGCGCGCGCTCGGTGGACAGGACTGGTATCAGTGGGAATGGCGGGTGCACGTCGGGCTGTGGGCGGCCGCCAGCGCCAGCCAGCTTGACGGTGATTTCGTCGAGTGTGGGGTCAGTTACGGGTTTTTGAGCAGTGCCGTGATGGAGTACCTCGATTGGGATCGCCTGGGCAAGACGTTCTATCTGCTCGACACCTTCGCGGGACTGGATCCGCGCTTCGTCACCGACGGTGAACGCGAGGCCGGGGCACTGGAGGTGAGCGAGCACCACGTGCGCACCGGTATGTACGTCGATTCTGTCGACAGTGTTCGTGCCAATTTCGCGCAATGGCGTAACCATCGGATTGTCGTCGGCGCGGTACCGGAAACACTGGACCAGGTCGACGCAGATGCGGTGGCGTTCCTGCATATCGACATGAACTGTGCTCCACCCGAAGTCGCTGCGCTGCGGCATTTCTGGCCGCGATTGTCGCCCGGCGCGTTTGTGCTACTGGACGACTACGCGAATCGCGGACGCGACGAGCAGCGCGTTGCCATGGATGAACTAGCCAGCGAACTGGACGTGAAGATCTGTGCATTTCCCACGGGCCAGGGTTTGCTGATCAAGCCAGGCCGCTGA
- a CDS encoding glycosyltransferase, giving the protein MKLAMASYGTRGDIEPAVAVGRELQRRGHDVCMAVPPDLVSFAEAAGLAAVDYGLQVEPQLDAYRDLWTSWSRHFWRIQDLIALSREALKMVTQQWAGLSTTLMSLAAGADLLSTSVGYEQPAANVAEYYDIPLVALHTFPWRPNGRLFPIVPPPLTRSAMTAYDWLAWRLTKAAEDAQRRELGLPKAKGPSPRRMAERGSLEIQAYDEVCVPGLAAEWANWDGRRPFVGALTMELTTDADEQITSWINAGSPPICFATGSIPVESPADTLEMISAASAQLGERALVCAGGTDFSDVPHFDHVKVVGMVNYAAVFPACRAVVHHGGSGTTAASLRAGVPTLILWTVGDQPFWGNQLIRLKAGASRRLSTTTRESLVADLRRILTPQYATRARQLANQMTHPAESVAKAADRVEDFARAKLC; this is encoded by the coding sequence GTGAAACTCGCGATGGCAAGCTACGGGACTCGCGGCGATATCGAACCGGCCGTCGCCGTCGGTCGCGAACTCCAGCGCAGGGGCCACGACGTGTGCATGGCCGTCCCGCCCGACCTGGTCAGCTTTGCCGAGGCGGCTGGCCTTGCGGCGGTTGACTACGGGCTGCAGGTGGAGCCGCAGCTGGACGCCTACCGCGACTTATGGACGTCTTGGAGCCGCCACTTCTGGAGGATTCAGGACCTGATCGCGTTGTCCCGCGAAGCTTTGAAGATGGTTACCCAGCAGTGGGCCGGATTGAGCACGACGCTCATGTCGCTCGCGGCCGGGGCTGACTTGCTTTCGACCAGCGTGGGTTACGAGCAGCCCGCTGCCAACGTCGCGGAGTATTACGACATCCCGTTGGTCGCCCTGCATACCTTTCCATGGCGGCCGAACGGCCGACTATTTCCAATCGTGCCACCGCCGTTGACGCGCTCTGCAATGACGGCGTACGACTGGCTCGCCTGGCGGCTGACAAAGGCGGCTGAGGATGCGCAGCGGCGTGAACTCGGCCTGCCGAAGGCGAAAGGTCCCTCGCCGCGGCGGATGGCTGAACGCGGGTCGCTGGAAATCCAGGCCTACGACGAGGTTTGCGTGCCGGGCTTGGCAGCCGAGTGGGCGAATTGGGACGGTCGACGTCCCTTTGTCGGCGCGCTCACGATGGAGTTGACCACCGATGCCGATGAGCAGATCACCTCGTGGATTAATGCGGGATCACCGCCGATTTGCTTTGCTACCGGCAGCATTCCGGTGGAATCCCCCGCCGACACGCTCGAAATGATCAGCGCGGCCAGCGCGCAGTTGGGCGAGCGGGCGTTGGTGTGTGCCGGCGGGACCGATTTCAGCGACGTGCCGCATTTTGACCACGTCAAAGTCGTGGGGATGGTCAACTACGCGGCAGTCTTTCCCGCCTGCCGTGCGGTCGTACATCACGGTGGCTCGGGTACCACCGCGGCGAGCCTGCGTGCCGGAGTCCCCACGTTGATCCTCTGGACAGTCGGAGATCAGCCGTTCTGGGGAAATCAGCTCATCCGATTGAAAGCGGGTGCCTCCCGGCGCCTTTCGACCACTACCCGCGAATCGCTGGTCGCCGACCTGCGCCGGATCCTCACCCCGCAATACGCCACTCGAGCTCGCCAACTTGCCAACCAGATGACCCATCCCGCCGAAAGCGTTGCGAAAGCAGCCGATCGCGTCGAGGATTTCGCCCGCGCAAAGCTGTGCTGA
- a CDS encoding class I SAM-dependent methyltransferase: protein MLDALSPELARPVVMRADDTSPEDSALGRIFEGTDGIHKLRHYLPIYQAVLTTTERMLEIGVDRGGSLRMWRQYMPDATIVGLDINPKAAQYDDPERDIHVRIGDQTDIGFLRAVVDEFGAFDTVLDDGGHTPKQMIGSFQYLFPRLKPGGVYIVEDICANYWTLYRDQPESFIDFTKWLMDAMHAPYMQMTSVYQIMEGHAKRVKDVEVPFAATVVDRIEVFDSMVVVHRSEAPKRLPRAAFR, encoded by the coding sequence ATGCTCGACGCGCTCAGTCCCGAGCTAGCTCGACCCGTGGTTATGCGCGCCGATGACACGTCTCCCGAAGACTCCGCGCTCGGGCGCATATTTGAGGGCACCGACGGAATTCACAAGCTTCGCCACTACCTGCCCATCTACCAAGCCGTCCTCACCACCACCGAGCGAATGCTGGAGATCGGCGTGGATAGGGGTGGGTCTCTGCGCATGTGGCGGCAATACATGCCTGACGCCACCATCGTGGGGCTCGATATCAACCCCAAGGCTGCACAATACGACGACCCCGAGCGCGACATTCATGTGCGGATCGGTGACCAAACCGACATCGGCTTCCTCCGCGCCGTCGTCGACGAGTTCGGCGCGTTCGACACAGTGCTCGACGACGGCGGACACACGCCGAAGCAGATGATCGGATCGTTCCAATACCTGTTCCCGCGGCTGAAACCCGGCGGTGTGTACATCGTGGAAGACATCTGCGCCAATTACTGGACGTTGTATCGCGACCAACCCGAATCGTTTATCGACTTCACCAAATGGTTGATGGATGCTATGCATGCGCCCTACATGCAGATGACCTCCGTATATCAGATTATGGAGGGCCATGCGAAGCGCGTTAAGGACGTTGAGGTGCCGTTCGCAGCGACCGTCGTCGACAGGATCGAGGTGTTCGACTCGATGGTCGTGGTTCACCGATCAGAGGCGCCGAAGCGGCTGCCGAGGGCCGCCTTCCGATGA
- a CDS encoding glycosyltransferase produces the protein MKLALAAYGTRGDIEPSVAVGRELLRRGHDVRIAVPPDLVGFAETAGLAAVPYGLDTQAWLGVYRDFWTCLFHRWWRVRELGSLWREMWKLSDQSWTQMSTTLTSLAEGADLLFAGQSYQEPAANVAEYHDIPFATLHNTPVRVNGRLLSRLPPPLARLAMWAYDWLGWRLNKKIEDAQRRELGLPKATGPVSRRVAERGSLEIQAYDEVCFPGLAAEWTRWVGQRPFVGTLTMELTTEADEEVLSWIAAGAPPICFGFGSMPVESPSATVEMIAAACAEMGERALVCSGWSDYSEVPPFDHVKVVGAVNYATVFPACRAVVHHGGAGTLAASLRAGVPTLVLWIDGVQPVWASRVKLLKVGAVRSFSSTTRDSLTADLRRILAPEYALRAREIASRMTPSAESVAKAADLVENFALSGCAA, from the coding sequence ATGAAACTCGCGCTGGCGGCCTATGGGACTCGTGGTGACATCGAGCCTTCCGTCGCTGTCGGTCGTGAATTGCTGCGCAGAGGGCACGACGTGCGCATCGCGGTCCCGCCCGACTTGGTTGGCTTCGCCGAGACCGCCGGCCTGGCGGCAGTCCCTTACGGGCTGGATACGCAGGCGTGGCTCGGCGTGTACCGCGACTTCTGGACGTGTCTCTTTCACAGGTGGTGGAGGGTCAGGGAGCTGGGAAGCTTGTGGCGCGAGATGTGGAAGCTCAGTGACCAGTCCTGGACCCAGATGAGTACAACGCTGACGTCGCTGGCGGAGGGCGCGGACTTGCTGTTCGCCGGCCAGAGTTACCAGGAGCCGGCTGCCAATGTGGCCGAGTATCACGACATTCCCTTCGCCACGCTGCATAACACCCCGGTGCGTGTCAACGGCAGGCTGCTATCCAGGCTGCCGCCGCCGCTCGCTCGCCTCGCAATGTGGGCCTACGACTGGCTCGGTTGGCGCTTGAACAAAAAGATCGAGGACGCGCAGCGTCGTGAACTAGGTCTACCGAAGGCGACGGGTCCCGTCTCGCGACGGGTCGCCGAACGGGGATCGCTGGAAATCCAGGCCTACGACGAGGTGTGCTTCCCCGGGTTGGCAGCCGAATGGACGAGATGGGTTGGCCAACGACCCTTTGTCGGCACGCTGACCATGGAGTTGACGACGGAGGCCGACGAGGAGGTTTTGTCGTGGATTGCCGCAGGCGCACCGCCGATCTGTTTCGGTTTTGGCAGCATGCCGGTTGAATCTCCCTCGGCTACAGTCGAAATGATTGCAGCAGCCTGCGCGGAGATGGGTGAGCGGGCGTTGGTGTGCTCTGGGTGGAGTGATTACAGCGAAGTGCCACCATTCGATCACGTCAAGGTGGTGGGGGCGGTGAATTACGCGACCGTCTTCCCCGCCTGCCGCGCAGTAGTCCACCACGGTGGAGCGGGCACCTTGGCGGCGAGCCTGCGCGCAGGGGTCCCCACGCTAGTCCTCTGGATAGACGGCGTCCAGCCGGTCTGGGCGTCCCGCGTCAAACTATTGAAAGTGGGCGCGGTCCGCAGCTTTTCGAGCACAACCCGCGACTCGCTGACCGCAGACTTGCGTCGGATCCTTGCTCCGGAATACGCCTTGCGAGCACGTGAAATCGCCTCCCGAATGACCCCATCCGCCGAAAGCGTCGCCAAAGCTGCCGACCTTGTGGAGAACTTCGCCCTTTCAGGCTGTGCAGCCTGA
- the rfbA gene encoding glucose-1-phosphate thymidylyltransferase RfbA produces the protein MRGIILAGGSGTRLHPITMGVSKQLLPVYDKPLVYYPLSTLIMAGIRDILVITTPADAPAFQRLLGDGSAFGVSLRYAVQRQPEGLAQAFVIGADHVGPDTVALALGDNIFYGPRLGTSLRRFENVSGGAIFAYWVAHPSAYGVVEFADDGTALSLEEKPLTPKSHYAVPGLYFYDNNVIEIARSLRKSARGEYEITEINQTYLNQDQLSVEVLPRGTAWLDTGTFDSLLDASDFVRTIERRQGLKVGVPEEIAWRVGFIDDEQLAARGKELLKSGYGRYLLDLLQR, from the coding sequence ATGCGCGGAATCATTCTCGCCGGCGGCTCTGGCACTCGGCTGCATCCGATCACGATGGGTGTCAGCAAGCAGCTGCTACCGGTGTACGACAAGCCGCTCGTCTACTATCCGTTGTCCACGCTCATCATGGCCGGCATTCGCGACATCCTCGTGATCACCACACCGGCTGATGCCCCTGCGTTCCAACGGCTGCTCGGCGACGGCTCGGCCTTTGGCGTCAGCTTGCGCTACGCCGTTCAGCGGCAACCCGAGGGGCTGGCGCAAGCCTTCGTGATCGGCGCTGACCACGTTGGCCCCGACACGGTGGCACTTGCGTTGGGTGACAACATCTTCTATGGGCCACGATTGGGCACCAGCCTTCGCAGATTCGAAAACGTCAGCGGTGGAGCGATTTTCGCATACTGGGTAGCCCACCCGTCGGCATACGGTGTGGTGGAGTTCGCCGACGACGGCACAGCGCTGTCACTAGAGGAGAAACCCCTCACACCGAAGTCCCATTATGCGGTGCCGGGGTTGTACTTCTACGACAACAACGTCATAGAGATCGCACGATCGCTTCGAAAATCGGCTCGCGGCGAGTACGAGATCACCGAGATCAACCAGACTTACCTCAATCAGGATCAGCTCTCTGTCGAGGTGCTGCCCCGCGGGACGGCGTGGCTCGACACAGGCACCTTCGATTCGCTTTTGGACGCCAGCGATTTCGTTCGCACCATTGAACGCCGCCAGGGCCTGAAAGTCGGGGTGCCTGAGGAGATTGCGTGGCGCGTCGGGTTCATTGACGACGAGCAGCTTGCAGCGCGCGGCAAGGAACTGCTCAAGTCGGGATACGGTCGTTACCTGTTGGACCTGTTGCAGCGGTAG
- a CDS encoding class I SAM-dependent methyltransferase, translating into MAKKWPVRFRLAWFALRTAYWIPRTVLPDVYSDDALICFNSHAFVNDPAFRRAYQRGVQALGGKDFYHWEWRVHVGLWAAASASQLDGDFVECGASYGFLSSAVMEYLDWDRLGKTFYLLDTFDGMDARFVTPGEREAGALTKSKAALDFGIYASSVESVRANFQEWRNQRIIAGTVPETLEEVHADAVAFLHIDMNCAPPEVAALRHFWPRLSPGAFVLLDDYANRGRDEQRIAIDSLACELGVPVCALPTGQGLIIKPAR; encoded by the coding sequence GTGGCGAAAAAGTGGCCGGTCAGGTTCCGGCTAGCGTGGTTCGCACTGCGCACCGCGTATTGGATCCCGCGCACTGTGTTACCCGATGTCTATTCAGACGATGCGTTGATCTGTTTCAACAGTCACGCGTTCGTTAACGACCCGGCCTTTCGGCGCGCCTACCAACGTGGCGTGCAGGCCCTCGGCGGCAAGGACTTCTATCACTGGGAGTGGCGGGTGCACGTCGGGTTGTGGGCGGCGGCGAGCGCTAGTCAGCTCGACGGTGATTTCGTCGAGTGTGGGGCCAGTTACGGGTTTTTGAGCAGCGCCGTGATGGAGTATCTCGACTGGGATCGGCTTGGCAAGACGTTCTACCTGCTCGACACCTTCGATGGAATGGATGCGCGCTTCGTTACACCCGGTGAGCGCGAGGCCGGCGCGCTTACCAAGAGCAAGGCGGCTCTGGACTTCGGGATTTACGCGAGCTCCGTCGAGAGTGTCCGGGCCAACTTCCAGGAGTGGCGTAACCAACGCATCATCGCCGGCACGGTTCCAGAAACACTTGAAGAGGTACACGCGGACGCAGTGGCGTTCCTGCATATCGACATGAACTGTGCTCCACCCGAAGTCGCGGCGCTGCGGCATTTTTGGCCGCGATTGTCTCCCGGCGCCTTCGTGCTACTGGACGACTACGCGAATCGCGGACGCGACGAGCAGCGCATCGCCATCGACTCGTTGGCGTGCGAACTTGGTGTGCCGGTGTGCGCGTTGCCAACCGGCCAGGGCCTGATCATCAAGCCGGCACGCTGA
- a CDS encoding sulfotransferase family protein has translation MIAAAEQKATASRPVVLFVLGMGRSGTSALTRVLSLCGATPPAGMLGADASNPRGYWEPRAALYLNEKFLYRHDSSYFDPTLRLQEKGALGDDERAAFIAKIVGYLETLPAAPLVVIKVLHISVLSGLWFEAACIAGFDVAAVIAVREPQEVIASLSKFMRASPQLSSALWLKYNLLAERDTRGLPRVVVDYVNFLDDWRREMKRISDILPIDLETEDEGPIEEFLEQDLRRQRQCGPVMEAFGTDWLTVVYDALSAAARDESWDESALDRVFEAYRASEHGFRTALEDFRGHFNVLYRFSRTFIRPLFEGVALAHGRRGTWA, from the coding sequence ATGATCGCGGCCGCCGAACAGAAGGCGACGGCATCCCGCCCGGTCGTGCTGTTCGTATTGGGCATGGGCCGCTCGGGGACGTCTGCGCTCACGCGGGTTCTGTCGCTGTGTGGTGCCACCCCCCCGGCAGGCATGTTGGGCGCCGATGCGAGCAATCCGCGTGGCTATTGGGAACCGCGCGCGGCCCTCTATCTCAACGAGAAATTCCTGTACCGCCACGACAGCAGCTATTTCGACCCGACGCTGCGGCTTCAGGAAAAGGGCGCATTAGGCGACGATGAGCGCGCCGCCTTCATCGCCAAGATCGTGGGCTACCTCGAGACGCTGCCAGCCGCGCCACTAGTGGTCATCAAGGTGCTGCATATATCCGTGCTGTCCGGCCTGTGGTTCGAGGCGGCGTGCATTGCGGGCTTCGATGTTGCGGCCGTGATTGCGGTGCGGGAGCCGCAGGAGGTCATCGCGTCGCTGTCAAAATTCATGCGAGCCTCCCCGCAGCTCTCGAGTGCGTTGTGGCTCAAATACAACCTCCTCGCCGAGAGGGATACGCGCGGTCTGCCACGCGTTGTCGTCGACTACGTCAACTTCCTCGACGATTGGCGCCGGGAAATGAAGCGAATTTCCGATATCCTCCCGATCGATCTCGAGACTGAGGATGAAGGCCCAATCGAGGAGTTTCTCGAACAAGATCTCCGGCGGCAGCGTCAATGCGGCCCGGTCATGGAGGCCTTCGGGACCGATTGGCTCACTGTGGTTTACGACGCGCTGAGCGCGGCCGCGCGGGACGAGTCCTGGGATGAGTCGGCATTGGATCGCGTTTTCGAGGCGTACCGGGCGAGCGAGCATGGTTTCCGCACGGCGTTGGAGGATTTCCGCGGTCACTTCAATGTGCTCTACCGATTCTCGCGGACGTTCATCAGGCCGCTCTTCGAGGGCGTGGCGCTTGCTCACGGGCGCCGAGGAACGTGGGCCTAA
- a CDS encoding hemophore-related protein, producing MFKLSLTGLGVAVTGLTLSLTAGAGVASADPDLGPMVGSTCTYDQAITALRTENPMAVQYMDKYPANYEFVRVFLGSSPDQRVNLLNQVKNYPGIDQALPVFQQMLTSCVKY from the coding sequence ATGTTCAAACTGTCGTTGACCGGACTTGGCGTCGCCGTCACCGGTCTGACATTGTCGTTGACCGCAGGAGCTGGGGTCGCCTCCGCAGATCCGGATCTCGGTCCGATGGTCGGCTCTACCTGCACGTACGATCAAGCGATCACTGCCTTGAGGACCGAGAATCCGATGGCTGTGCAGTACATGGACAAGTACCCGGCAAACTATGAATTCGTGCGGGTGTTCCTTGGTTCGTCACCGGATCAACGCGTGAATCTGCTGAACCAGGTCAAGAACTACCCCGGGATTGATCAGGCCTTGCCGGTTTTCCAGCAGATGCTGACCAGCTGCGTCAAGTACTGA
- a CDS encoding TylF/MycF/NovP-related O-methyltransferase encodes MIDRDTRAAYLDLLRQDLTGYGVDELVPVGWNWLHRPVFKVGNLVLVRKRPFDRRKRDLGLDWPADALTMIGMQRLASLQHCVETVLADDIPGDVVECGVWRGGASILMRAVLAAYGDETRCVWLADSFAGVPPPDSANYKADKGDRLHLAAPILAVSEKDVRANFERFGLLDDKVRFLPGWFKDTLHDAPIERIAVLRLDGDLYESTIQALDGLYSRLSPGGFCIIDDYHAIDGCRQAVTDYRAKHGVSAQIVEIDGTGVFWRKE; translated from the coding sequence GTGATTGATCGCGATACCCGAGCTGCATATCTGGACCTGCTCCGACAGGACCTCACCGGGTACGGCGTCGACGAGTTGGTGCCGGTGGGGTGGAACTGGCTGCACCGTCCGGTTTTCAAAGTCGGCAATCTTGTGCTCGTGCGTAAGCGCCCGTTCGATCGGCGCAAACGCGATTTGGGCCTAGATTGGCCCGCGGATGCGCTGACGATGATCGGGATGCAGAGACTCGCCAGTCTGCAGCATTGTGTGGAGACGGTGCTCGCCGACGACATCCCCGGAGATGTGGTCGAATGTGGGGTATGGCGCGGCGGGGCTTCCATTCTGATGCGCGCGGTCCTGGCGGCCTACGGGGACGAAACCCGATGCGTCTGGCTCGCCGATTCGTTCGCGGGCGTGCCACCCCCGGATTCCGCCAATTACAAAGCAGACAAAGGGGATAGGCTGCACCTCGCTGCACCTATATTGGCGGTGTCCGAAAAGGACGTAAGAGCGAATTTCGAGCGCTTCGGGCTGCTCGATGACAAGGTTCGCTTCCTCCCCGGGTGGTTCAAAGACACACTGCATGACGCCCCGATTGAACGCATTGCAGTGTTGAGGCTTGACGGCGACCTCTACGAGTCGACGATCCAGGCACTGGACGGTCTCTACTCGCGACTGTCTCCTGGGGGGTTCTGCATCATTGACGACTACCACGCGATTGACGGATGCCGGCAAGCTGTCACGGATTACCGCGCGAAGCATGGAGTGTCTGCGCAAATCGTTGAAATAGACGGAACAGGTGTGTTCTGGCGCAAGGAGTGA